A region of Mesorhizobium sp. M3A.F.Ca.ET.080.04.2.1 DNA encodes the following proteins:
- a CDS encoding Crp/Fnr family transcriptional regulator — translation MRRPLIRKLEKFTRLSLADKEMLVRIAAQRVRRFAAREDIIHEGEKPEFINLINEGWACRYKTLEDGRRQIIAFFLPGDLCDLNVFILKEMDHSIGAITPVAVSEISRTSFDEMMIGHPRITQALWWESLVAAAIQREWTVNLGQRDALERMAHLLCELFIRLEAAGCTSDNSCEFPLTQTELGETLGMSTVHVNRTLQELRASNLIILKDRTLMIPNLKALQDAALFNPNYLHLDREGRHLDANEE, via the coding sequence ATGAGACGGCCTCTGATCCGCAAGCTTGAAAAATTCACGCGGCTTTCCCTGGCAGACAAGGAAATGCTGGTCAGGATCGCGGCGCAGCGCGTGCGCCGCTTTGCCGCGCGCGAAGACATCATCCACGAGGGCGAGAAGCCGGAATTCATCAATCTTATCAACGAAGGATGGGCTTGCCGCTACAAGACGCTGGAAGACGGCCGCCGCCAGATCATCGCCTTCTTCCTGCCGGGCGACCTTTGCGATCTCAATGTGTTCATCCTGAAGGAAATGGATCATTCGATCGGCGCGATCACGCCGGTGGCGGTTTCCGAAATTTCGCGGACGTCCTTCGATGAAATGATGATCGGCCATCCCCGCATAACCCAGGCGCTTTGGTGGGAATCCCTGGTCGCGGCGGCAATCCAGCGCGAGTGGACCGTCAACCTTGGCCAGCGCGATGCGCTGGAGCGGATGGCGCACCTGTTGTGCGAACTTTTCATTCGGCTTGAGGCCGCGGGCTGCACCAGTGACAACAGCTGCGAATTCCCGCTGACGCAAACCGAGCTTGGCGAGACGCTCGGCATGTCGACGGTGCATGTCAATCGAACATTGCAGGAATTGCGGGCATCAAACCTCATCATCCTCAAAGATCGAACCCTGATGATCCCCAATCTCAAGGCGCTGCAGGACGCAGCGTTGTTCAATCCGAACTATCTGCATCTTGACCGGGAAGGCCGGCATCTCGATGCCAATGAGGAGTGA